A window of Sphaeramia orbicularis chromosome 8, fSphaOr1.1, whole genome shotgun sequence genomic DNA:
ACTGGATGCTGTAGCTGGCAGATGTGGCATTGTACAAGGGGGACTGCCTCCCCCTCTTGCCCTCCTCTCCCTCTGGCTGGTGGAGCCAGGGGCTGCTTTGCCCTGCTCCTGTTTCACCTCTGCTCAGTCCTGGTCCCTTCACAGCTTCTCTGTGACCTTCCCGTCCCACTGTGGATAGCGCAGGGCTCCGTCTGGCACTGCTGTTGTCTCCAGCAGTGTCACCCCCATCCCCGCTGCCAGGCATCTTAAAGCGCAGCTTGTGAGGAAGGTTTTTCATCACCTCAGCTTGGTCCATTTTGCCTCCAGTGAACCCTGCAGTGATGTTCCCAAGGCCATCAGCAGGAGAATGATGGAGCTCGTAGCCAAGCTCCTCTGCCCTGTGTGGAGATAGTTTTCCATGGTCACTCAGTCGGTCTTCAAAGAAGATCGGGCTGCCCACACTGGACCCACCTGGTGTGGAAAACCCAGAGTCCTCAGACAAGTTACCAGTGTCTCTGGTGCCACGGGTGCCCAGCTGGCCAGCCTGGTTGTTGGTATGTGTGACTGAAGAACCGGGGAGGTTTCCATCTCCCCTGTGGAGATAATAATGAGGAGTCAAACTTTGACTGGTGTGGTGAGGAGTTGAAGTGAGGGGCAGAATAGGGGCATTGGAAGGGTCTTTGACCAGGCCAAACCGGAATTTTAAAGCCAACAGCTCTGCCCTGAGTCGAGCATTTTCCTCCAAGAGAGCCAGAACACGGCTTTCCAGAACCATATCGTTCACACGCCGCTTCTCCCGTGAGCGTTTAGCTGCCTCGTTGTTCTTCCTCCTTTTGTCCCAGTAGCCCTCATCTTTTTTGTCAAGGGGTATAAACTCACGCTTGCGTCTGATGTTAGAGGACGGACTCTCTTTGCGTTTGATGGGAGAGGTGCGGCCCAGCAGGGAACGGG
This region includes:
- the nfil3-6 gene encoding nuclear factor, interleukin 3 regulated, member 6 → MFDEESQQMRVQQDAAALLPMEVSAGGAGGAGGGAGAAPMSFTDEAVSILTSSSLLARSLLGRTSPIKRKESPSSNIRRKREFIPLDKKDEGYWDKRRKNNEAAKRSREKRRVNDMVLESRVLALLEENARLRAELLALKFRFGLVKDPSNAPILPLTSTPHHTSQSLTPHYYLHRGDGNLPGSSVTHTNNQAGQLGTRGTRDTGNLSEDSGFSTPGGSSVGSPIFFEDRLSDHGKLSPHRAEELGYELHHSPADGLGNITAGFTGGKMDQAEVMKNLPHKLRFKMPGSGDGGDTAGDNSSARRSPALSTVGREGHREAVKGPGLSRGETGAGQSSPWLHQPEGEEGKRGRQSPLYNATSASYSIQSPMQGQTEVQYKHENSYLKVQLNSLSEEVAQLKKLFTEQLMAKVN